The Vigna angularis cultivar LongXiaoDou No.4 chromosome 6, ASM1680809v1, whole genome shotgun sequence genome contains the following window.
CCATTCTGGAAATCAATCATGAAATTGGCACCATTGTCGTACAAGAGAGCTGACAAATATATGAAATGGGCCGagatttaaaaatacttatttgaaaagttttaagaaataactaaaaaaaatatactttatttggtttgtatgataaaaatattatatattttttgaaaaaaattgcaaaataaaattttaaaaataaattatatacaaatagtttaaattataaattaaagttaaaataaaatttaaaataaaataaaagaattattataaaactttaataaataaaatggttatatttcaaaataaaattatattaaaatacattgatttaaatgaatacattttattgtattaatttctttaagtattttgtttaaataatttattgtattacaCTGAAAAacgtaattttattatattaaagaaatattctatttttgtataatcaatgttttatatactatcaaatatattttatatataaacttgCCCAAATTCGTAAATTTAGTTTGTTACACGTATACATGTACCGGTTAATAAGAGGCCGACTGGACAGAGTGAAGAAGACGGACGTCTCTAATATTTGTAGTTTTAAGCATaacttttaatcaaatttattggtaatcttatttattaaatattgagtCATGATTAGGTTTACGTTAATTATAggtttatcttaaatttatatatatatatatatatatatatatatatatatgtatatatatatatataaaagataaaaaaatacattattctACTTagattatattcttaaattcaGCATTGGAGTACGTATCCACGCGTGCAATTTGAAACTTAGATTACATTACTAACTTGAAGGTTGTATATCTACCGGTACGGTTTGAAACTAAAACGTGAAGGACGTAGAGTAGTTTGACATTAATCCTACACCTCAAACATGATGTATAatgcttttcattttttatgtttttaatattttacactctatatttttctaacttccaTCAATTTTAGAATCTTTCTGCCATTTTCTTGCCCAGAAACAAGCCCTACCTTCATCTTTCTAACTTTGTCCATCTGAaattataatctttattttaacaTCTCAACTTCTTTGCTCCATTTCATTTGGATTATATCCGTTTACAGAGAAGGAAATTGTAATCTTAATAACCTCACATGTATTTATGTATCGAATACAAAGAATGACCATATTAAccaataatcaaaattattttcaaaagtttatatgataattttaagaatttcaTAGACcctatactttttaaaatgattttaattatttattttaagtaataatgGTGGCCATAGAATAACATTTTCAATAATTACTATGTTTCTATTTTCTATACTTTGGGTTTGGGTGAGTGTTCccaatcttaatttttaaaattttaaatgatcttaatattttaaaatttaattttgattaaatgtaaattaatctGACCTATAAAACAAGAGTATGAAATCAAGACACCCCAAAggcatgtttttttttctctccattCAATCAGAATTTTCAGACCTAAACTATGGTTTACTTGTAAAAATACTGATTTGAATGGCAATTGGAACATAAATGATTTAAAAGGTTgaaccttttctttctttacattTATAACAAGGCATAGAGAAGAAAGTGACATTAAAGGACAGTAACATCTTAGGCAAGATCCTTATCTTTTACTGGGTAGGATCTTCATCCAAGCTCAACCCTCTCTGTCTTCAACTCAATTTCTTCTCCTTCGCTCTGCTCATTGCTGCTGTCTCCTTCATAATTCGTATGGCTGCCACACTCACACTGCTAAAGCTTCCAATTCTTCCCAGCAAACCAAAACTGCCACGCCCCTCAGCCACAAAAATTGTTCCATTTCCTACCATCCATTCAAACTCAAACTCATCTTCTTCTAACAGACACAATTCTTCCTTCTTAGATCAGAACATCGAGCCTCTGAAGcctgcttttctttctctctctgcaatCACATTTCCATTCTTATTAGATTCCAAGGCAAGTATGCATTTTGTTGGTTTTTATTTTGACCTGGTGGTTTAGTTTGGTTCTAATAAAGCTATTATTGGCACAGGATGCACTTGCTGTGGGAGGAGAGTTTGGGATATTGGAAGGAAGATCATTTGCTCTGCTACACCCCATTGTGATGGGTGCTTTTTTCTTCTATACATTGTGGGCAGGGTATTTGGGGTGGCAATGGCGGCGAGTAAGGACTATCCAGAATGATATCAATGAACTCAAGAATCAAGTCAAACCTACCCCAGTCACCCCAGATGgatcaccatcaccatcaccatcaccatcaccatcgCCAGTTGAACTCCAAATACAGCAACTCACTGAGGTAGCTAATGAAACAATGCATGTCTCTTACACACCCTTTCTCTGGattgaaaaaaatgagatgTAACGAAATAAATTTTTCCTACTGTGTGTTCTGATCCTGaagaagtttatttaaataaaccCTATTCATTGTTACATGATGTGATGGTGTGCGGTTGTTTGATCAATTTGTGGATGCTGGATCATAATGGCATCCAATAAGATAGTAAAATGCATGGAACTATTCATGGAATTCTGAATGAGCATCTAATTTATGGATACTCATATTCAGGAAAGGAAAGAGCTGATCAAAGGTTCCTACAAAGATAGACACTTTAACGCAGGATCCATACTTCTAGGATTTGGGGTGCTTGAGGCTATTGGTGGAGGAGTGAACACATGGTTTAGGACAGGAAAGTTGTTTCCCGGTCCACATTTATTTGCAGGAGCAGGtaaatattgaatttgtttGCATTTGATGAAGCAAAAACAAAAGGGTAAAGATAACTACATATACAGTGTTCattgttattatatatgttgatgTTAAAAACATGATAATTGTTGTGTAATTTTTGGCCAGGTATTACAGTTTTATGGGCACTGGCAGCAGCCCTGGTACCCTCGATGCAAAAAGGAAATGAAACAGCGAGAAATCTTCACATCGCGCTGAATGCTTTAAACGTTCTGCTCTTTGTGTGGCAGATTCCCACTGGAATTGATATTGTGTTTAAGGTGTTTGAGTTCACAACATGGCCTTGAGTGTAAGATTCTGAGGTCTAACTTCTCTGCTATCTTACTTTCAATTTAGCTTTCTGCCATTACAAATAACgcaaatttttacattttcgaCTTTCCTTTAGCCATCTACCATGATCAAGTGTCATACAAGCATTGTATAATTGCTTTATTACACCATTCTTTAGTGTAAATTGACATATGTATAACTTCTTACATTCGcattattacttaatttattcAGTAGTGCTTGCACTGTTATATCTCAAAAATTATAGCCTAAAAGACTGATCATGAAGGTACAACTCTTCACTTCTCACATCATTACAGCCTTGCCtgaattaatatttgaaaatttgaattgattttccGAACCATGAGAGTAagattctttttctttgcttttgttTACATGCTACATCTCTATTTCAAtattttcccaactttcttttaggCGGATTTTTTGCGTTTTATGAACCCTGCGTTTGAAAGTTTGTTTCAGTCTTTAGTTTTTCACATGTAAACTCTTTACAGAGGCTAAAGTATTACTGAGAATTGAAATAGAAATCATAACTACAAGCAAGTCGGATCGGATCTGAGCATACTATGGATTGACTCGAGTTAGATATGTCTCACGTTGAGTTCACTGGAACGTACTCTGATTCAATCAAGTCGAGTAGTTAAGTTGAACTTATGTTAAGTCTATTGACTTGGATCCATATTAAAGTTAGAAGAATTGAGTCAAGTTAAATTCATATTGGGCAAAGTTTACATTGAGTCGAGTTG
Protein-coding sequences here:
- the LOC108342250 gene encoding uncharacterized protein LOC108342250; the protein is MAATLTLLKLPILPSKPKLPRPSATKIVPFPTIHSNSNSSSSNRHNSSFLDQNIEPLKPAFLSLSAITFPFLLDSKDALAVGGEFGILEGRSFALLHPIVMGAFFFYTLWAGYLGWQWRRVRTIQNDINELKNQVKPTPVTPDGSPSPSPSPSPSPVELQIQQLTEERKELIKGSYKDRHFNAGSILLGFGVLEAIGGGVNTWFRTGKLFPGPHLFAGAGITVLWALAAALVPSMQKGNETARNLHIALNALNVLLFVWQIPTGIDIVFKVFEFTTWP